A region from the Tachyglossus aculeatus isolate mTacAcu1 chromosome Y4, mTacAcu1.pri, whole genome shotgun sequence genome encodes:
- the UFC1 gene encoding ubiquitin-fold modifier-conjugating enzyme 1 → MADEATRRAVSALPVLRTGAGPRDRDLWVRRLKEEYQALIAYVENNKKADNDWFRLESNKEGTRWFGKCWHIHDLLKYEFDVEFDIPVTYPGTAPEIAIPELDGKTAKMYRGGKICLTDHFKPLWARNVPKFGLAHLMALGLGPWLAVEIPDLIQKGLIQHKEK, encoded by the exons ATGGCGGACGAGGCGACGCGTCGGGCGGTGTCGGCGCTGCCGGTGCTGCGGACGGGCGCGGGGCCCCGGGACCGGGACCTGTGGGTCCGCCGCCTCAAGGAGGAGTATCAGGCGCTCATCGCG TACGTGGAGAACAACAAGAAGGCCGATAACGACTGGTTCCGGCTGGAGTCCAACAAGGAAGGGACCCG TTGGTTTGGGAAATGCTGGCACATCCACGACCTCCTCAAGTATGAGTTCGACGTCGAGTTTGAT ATCCCCGTGACGTACCCCGGGACCGCGCCCGAGATCGCCATCCCCGAGCTGGACGGGAAGACGGCCAAGATGTACAG GGGCGGCAAGATCTGCCTGACGGACCACTTCAAGCCCCTGTGGGCCCGGAACGTCCCCAAGTTCGGCCTGGCCCACCTCATGGCCCTGGGG TTGGGACCTTGGCTGGCGGTGGAGATCCCGGACTTAATCCAGAAGGGGCTGATCCAGCACAAGGAGAAGTGA